The nucleotide sequence GGCAAAGGCCACGTGGTGCCGTCGACGGACACTTCACCTTCTTCCATCGCCTGCAACAGCGCACTTTGGGTGCGGGGGCTTGCCCGGTTTAATTCATCGGCCATCACCATCTGGGAAAACAAAGGCCCCGGATGAAACACAAATTTCTGTTCTTGCGGATGAAACACCTGACCACCGATCGCATCGGCAGGCAGCAGATCAATGGTGAATTGAATGCGGCGGGTTTTTAAGCCGGTCAGTTTACCCAGCACTTGCACCAGAGTGGTTTTACCCACACCCGGAAGATCTTCGATCAGCAGATGTCCACCGGCCAGCAGACAGGTCATGGCCAGACGGATTTCCACATTCTTATCCAGGACAACTTTCGAGGCTTCAGAAATCAGATCGTGAAACTTGGTGTTCATAGACTGATAGGATAAAGGCCGCCGCGGCAGTGACCAACCCTTTTTTGGAAAATAAAAAAGCCCCGGGTTCACCGAGGCTTTAATTATGTCTTATTTTAAGATCCCGCCTTGTTCACAAGGCGAAAGTCCTACAACAGACTTTTTTCGACAGCAGAGAAGATGGGACCAGATACAAAGCCCATCAAAACAATGGCAAGAGCCATAACCACTGCAGTCACTGTTGTTGCATTCAAAGAATGACCCGCGATTTCCGCGTTTCCTTCTTTCATGTACATCACAACGATAGGGCGCAGGTAGTAGTAAACACCGATCACAGAGTTCAACATACCCCAGATAGCCAGCCACAGAAGGCCTTCACCGATAGCCGCGTTGAACATGTAGAACTTACCGAAGAAACCCAGTGTTGGTGGGATACCCGCCAAAGAAAGCAGGAACACCGTCAAACACAGCGCCAGCATCGGACGTTGTTTCGCAAAACCAGCAAGATCATCAATATTCACAATGTGGTTTTCAGATTTTTCCAGCATCGCCGCAATCGCAAATGCACCGATCGTCATCAAACCGTAAGCCAGCAGATAGAAGATCACGCCCGACGCACCAAACGCGCCGTTATCGCTGACACCCGCCGTGATCAAACCCACCATCAGGTAACCGGAGTGAGCCACAGAGGAATAAGCGATCATGCGTTTGAAGTTATTCTGCATGATAGCCGCGGCATTACCCACGATCATGGTGATAACAGCCATCCACTGAAGGATATCAAACAGCTGATCAGAACCCGTCAAAGACTTCGTTGCAATAATACGCAAGAAAGCCGCGAAGGAAACTGTTTTCACCGCCGTTGCCATGAAGGCTGTGTGCGGAGTCGGCGCCCCCTGGTAAACGTCCGGAGTCCAAGCGTGGAATGGAGCAATCGAAACCTTGAAGCAGAAGCCCAGGATCACGAAAGTCACACCAAACAGGAACAGACGGCTGGTCTGAACAAGTTCAGCAGCGTTGTCCATGAAGCTCAGGATGTTTGTGCCACCAGTAGAACCGAAGATGAAAGCCACCCCGTACAGGAACAATGCCGAAGCAAAAGAACCCAGGATGAAGTATTTCAAAGCCGCTTCTTTGGAAAGTTTTTCCTCGTGGCTCATGGCGATCATCAGGTACAGCGCCAAAGACATCATTTCCAGACCGATGAAGACCATCAACAGATCCACCGCGGAAACCAGGATCAACATCCCCACCGCAGAACTCATCGCCAGGAAGATCAGTTCAGAGAACTGCTTGCCGGTTGTCGCCGGATTTTCGTACATCATCACCATCGCGGCACCCGCACCAGCCAGGGCAATGATACCCATCCACTGCGTGACACCGTCGAAGATCAGACCGTTATTGAAAGCAGTTTTGTCAGAGCCGCCAAAGACCACCAACAGCACAACTGCCGCCACGATACCCGTCAAAGCCTGACCCAAAGTGATCAGGGCATGTTGTTCGCGGTTGCCACGAAGAACCTTCATCGTGATTGGCAGAAGACTTGCCAGGAACAACGCGATCATCGGAGAGATCAACAGAACGTCGCTAAGACCAACATTGATATTCATTAGTTACCCCCTTGCGCGTGCATAACTTCAGAGGCGCCCGGCTGAACAATCGTCAGATTATAATTGCTTCTGTTGTTCACCAGGTGATCGATGCTGGCTTTAGAGAAGTTCAGGAAATGATTCGGGAACAGACCCATCCAGAACACCATGATCACCAATGGAACCAGAACCGTGATTTCACGCGCATTCAGGTCATGCAGCGGATGATGCTCGTCTTTAACCAGTTCACCCTGCTCGCCGAAGAACACACGTTTAAACATCCACAGCATGTACACCGCACCCAGAACCACGCCGGAAACTGCGAAGTAAGCAAAGACCGGATGAGACTGGTAAGTGCCCAGAAGGATGAAGAACTCGCCCACGAAACCGTTGGTCATTGGAACCGCGATCGAGGACAAAGTGATGATAAAGAAGAAGATCGTGAAGATTGGCAACACACCCGCCAAACCGCCGTATTTGGAGATTTCACGAGAATGCGTTCTTTCGTAGATCATACCAATCAGGATGAACAGCGCCCCGGTAGAAATACCGTGATTCAGCATCTGGTACAAACCACCACCCATGCCGTAAGCGTTGAACGCAAACAGACCCAGAAGGATGTAACCCATGTGGGATACGGAAGAGTACGCCACTAGTTTCTTTACATCTGGCTGAACCATCGCCACCAAAGCACCATAGATGATGCCCACAGTACCGATCAGCATGAACAACCAAGCCCAGTATTCAGAAGCCTCCGGGAACAAAGGAATCACCCAGCGCATGAAACCGTAAGTACCCATTTTCAGCATCACACCCGCCAGGATCACAGAACCCGGAGTCGGAGCTTCAACGTGGGCATCCGGCAACCAAGTGTGAACCGGGAACGCCGGAACCTTGATCGCGAAAGCCAATGCAAAGGCAAAGAACAACAACGTTTGCAAACTGAAGAACGTGCCGCCCACAAACGGAATCTGCAGCTGATAGAAATCAAGCAAGCTTGCACTCATCTGCCCGGTCGCTTCCTGAGTCAGGTACATCATATAGATGATCGCTACCAGCATCAGCACAGAACCCGCCATCGTGTAGATGAAGAATTTCACTGTTGCGTAGATACGGCGAGCGCCACCCCAGATACCGACCATGAAGTACATCGGAACCAGAGAAAGTTCCCAGAACACATAGAAGAAAACCGCATCCATTGCCAGGAAAGTGCCCAGCATCGCAGTTTGCAGAATGAACAGGCAGATGTGGAAGCCTTTTACACGCTCAGTGATGGATGTCCAGCTTGCCAGGATAATGATCGGGGTCAGGAACGTGGTCAGCAGAACCAGCCACAAAGAAATCCCGTCAATACCCATGAAGTACTGGATGCCGAAGCGTTCAATCCACATGAACTTTTCCACCATCTGCAGGCCCGTCGCGGAAGCGTCGAAGCTTTTGAACAGGGAAAGGCTCACGATGAATTCAATCACGGAAAGACCCAAAGCCAGGTGGCGAACGGTGTTCGCCTTAGGCCAGATCGCAACTAACAGCGCGAATAAAAGAGGTAGGAAAACAATGCTACTCAGGATCATACATTACCTCATGATCACAAATGAAAGGGCCACAACCACGCCGATGCCAATGTACATCGCGTATTGTTGCATATTTCCGGTCTGAACCGAGCGGGCGAAGGAACCCATGCCACGCACAAGATCACCAGCCCAGAACGTCATCTTGTCGATGAAATTCACGTCGATGTAGTACCAGGTGTTTTTACTCAAAGAAACCAGCGGATTGATGATGAAACCAAAGTAGGCTTCGTCCACGAAGTACTTGTTGTAAACCGTGTTGTAAACCGGCTTAATGCTTTCAGCGATTTTCTTCGGAGTCTCTGGAGACTTCACATAGAACTGATAAGCCACAATCGCAGAAACAGTCGCCAGACCCACTGAACAGCCCATCAGAACCCATTCAGTTGTGTGATCAATTGCTGTCCAGCCCGGGATCGGAGAAATCAACGGGTGCAACCAGTGCTCCCAGAAGTTCGGCATGTGACCCAGGTGTTCACCGATAACATGAGGAACGCCAATCCAGCCCGCGAACACGGAAAGGATCGCCAGGATGATCAGTGGAATCGTCATGATCGCGGAAGATTCGTGCGGATGAACATCGTCAGAAACACGGCTTTTACCCCAGAAGGTCAGCGCCATCAAACGAGTCATATAGAACGCCGTCAAAGTCGCGCCCAGCACACCCGCCGCCCAAAGGATCGGAGAACCCAGTGGAGAATGGAATGCGTAAGCCAGAATTTCATCCTTGGAGAAGAAACCGGAGAACAGCGGAGTTCCGATGATCGCCAGCCAGCCCATCAGGAAAGTGATGTGCGTGATTGGCATGTACTTTTTAAGACCACCCATTTTGCGGATGTCCTGTTCTTCGTGCATTCCGTGAATCACAGAACCAGAGCCCAGGAACATCAGGGCTTTGAAGAACGCGTGAGTCATCAAGTGGAACATCGCTGCGCCAAACGCACCCACACCGGCTGCCAGGAACATATAACCCAGCTGAGATACCGTCGAATATGCCAGAACTTTTTTGATGTCGTTTTGAGTGATACCGATAGTCGCTGCAAACACCGCGGTCGCCGCACCGATGATCGCAATAACCATCATTGTGTTCGGAGCCATGATGAACAAAGGATTCAGACGAACGATCATGTACACACCGGCAGTCACCATTGTCGCCGCGTGGATCAGGGCGGAAACCGGTGTTGGACCGGCCATCGCGTCTGGAAGCCAAACGTACAAAGGAATCTGTGCGGATTTACCAGTCGCCCCGATGAACAGGAACATCGTACCCAGAGTCAAAGCCCCCAACCAGGAGGATTCAGCCACTGTTGGAGCCAGTGCATTCAGTTCAGAGAAGTTCAAAGTGCCGAAGGTGATGAACAAAACGAACATACCCAGCAAGAAGGCCGCGTCACCAATACGATTGGTGATGAAGGCTTTCATACCTGCCGCCGCTTTTTCTTTGTCAGTGAACCAGAAACCGATCAACAGGTAAGAGCAAAGACCGACACCTTCCCAACCCACGAACATCACCAGCAAGCTGTCACCCAATACAAGCAACAACATGTTGAAGATGAACAGGTTCAGGTAAGCGAAGTATTTCGCCACACCTTTATCGTGGTGCATGTAACCGATAGAGAACAAGTGGATCAAAGTACCAACACCCGTGATCACCAGGATCATGATGGCGCTGATTTGATCGACTACGAAACCGGCGTTGACCTTGAATTTATCAATCGCCATCCATTCGAAGAAGCTCACCGCGATACGGCGGGCTTCAGCGGGCATGGAAACCAGGTCCACAACCAAAAGGATCGCGGAGATGAAAGAGATCGCCACCGCAACCGTTGCGATGGAGCCAGCCACATTTCCAGAGTGTTTTTTATATCTGACACCGTTGATCAGGAAACCAACAAAAGGAGCCAGAATCAGGACTGCCATTAATAGAGAATGATTCACAGCTTATCCCCTATCCTTTCAAATGCTCAAAGAAGCGGATGTTCACTTCGTTGAATCGTTTAAAGATGGATACTGCCAGCGCCAGACCCACTGCCGCTTCCGCAGCCGCGATAGTCATAACGAAGAACACCATGATGTGACCATCCAGCAGGCCCAGGTAT is from Bdellovibrio bacteriovorus str. Tiberius and encodes:
- the nuoL gene encoding NADH-quinone oxidoreductase subunit L, producing the protein MAVLILAPFVGFLINGVRYKKHSGNVAGSIATVAVAISFISAILLVVDLVSMPAEARRIAVSFFEWMAIDKFKVNAGFVVDQISAIMILVITGVGTLIHLFSIGYMHHDKGVAKYFAYLNLFIFNMLLLVLGDSLLVMFVGWEGVGLCSYLLIGFWFTDKEKAAAGMKAFITNRIGDAAFLLGMFVLFITFGTLNFSELNALAPTVAESSWLGALTLGTMFLFIGATGKSAQIPLYVWLPDAMAGPTPVSALIHAATMVTAGVYMIVRLNPLFIMAPNTMMVIAIIGAATAVFAATIGITQNDIKKVLAYSTVSQLGYMFLAAGVGAFGAAMFHLMTHAFFKALMFLGSGSVIHGMHEEQDIRKMGGLKKYMPITHITFLMGWLAIIGTPLFSGFFSKDEILAYAFHSPLGSPILWAAGVLGATLTAFYMTRLMALTFWGKSRVSDDVHPHESSAIMTIPLIILAILSVFAGWIGVPHVIGEHLGHMPNFWEHWLHPLISPIPGWTAIDHTTEWVLMGCSVGLATVSAIVAYQFYVKSPETPKKIAESIKPVYNTVYNKYFVDEAYFGFIINPLVSLSKNTWYYIDVNFIDKMTFWAGDLVRGMGSFARSVQTGNMQQYAMYIGIGVVVALSFVIMR
- a CDS encoding complex I subunit 4 family protein, yielding MILSSIVFLPLLFALLVAIWPKANTVRHLALGLSVIEFIVSLSLFKSFDASATGLQMVEKFMWIERFGIQYFMGIDGISLWLVLLTTFLTPIIILASWTSITERVKGFHICLFILQTAMLGTFLAMDAVFFYVFWELSLVPMYFMVGIWGGARRIYATVKFFIYTMAGSVLMLVAIIYMMYLTQEATGQMSASLLDFYQLQIPFVGGTFFSLQTLLFFAFALAFAIKVPAFPVHTWLPDAHVEAPTPGSVILAGVMLKMGTYGFMRWVIPLFPEASEYWAWLFMLIGTVGIIYGALVAMVQPDVKKLVAYSSVSHMGYILLGLFAFNAYGMGGGLYQMLNHGISTGALFILIGMIYERTHSREISKYGGLAGVLPIFTIFFFIITLSSIAVPMTNGFVGEFFILLGTYQSHPVFAYFAVSGVVLGAVYMLWMFKRVFFGEQGELVKDEHHPLHDLNAREITVLVPLVIMVFWMGLFPNHFLNFSKASIDHLVNNRSNYNLTIVQPGASEVMHAQGGN
- a CDS encoding NADH-quinone oxidoreductase subunit N; amino-acid sequence: MNINVGLSDVLLISPMIALFLASLLPITMKVLRGNREQHALITLGQALTGIVAAVVLLVVFGGSDKTAFNNGLIFDGVTQWMGIIALAGAGAAMVMMYENPATTGKQFSELIFLAMSSAVGMLILVSAVDLLMVFIGLEMMSLALYLMIAMSHEEKLSKEAALKYFILGSFASALFLYGVAFIFGSTGGTNILSFMDNAAELVQTSRLFLFGVTFVILGFCFKVSIAPFHAWTPDVYQGAPTPHTAFMATAVKTVSFAAFLRIIATKSLTGSDQLFDILQWMAVITMIVGNAAAIMQNNFKRMIAYSSVAHSGYLMVGLITAGVSDNGAFGASGVIFYLLAYGLMTIGAFAIAAMLEKSENHIVNIDDLAGFAKQRPMLALCLTVFLLSLAGIPPTLGFFGKFYMFNAAIGEGLLWLAIWGMLNSVIGVYYYLRPIVVMYMKEGNAEIAGHSLNATTVTAVVMALAIVLMGFVSGPIFSAVEKSLL